From bacterium:
GAGGATATATTTGTTAAGATTATTGGAATGAAAGGTATATATCTTTCGAGAAAAATAAAAGGAAAAAGTAAAATCCCTATAATTTTTTTTGATGAACCAGTTATGTCAAGTTATGGTTCTGCTTTTTTCCCAGTAGAAAAAGATAGAATAGTTAATATACTTAAAAATTTAGTTAATTTTTTTAGGGAAAGGGATAAAAGTTGTTTAATAGGTTTTCATTGTTGTGGTAATACTGACTGGTCTATATTTTTTAACCTTGATATTGATATTTTGAGCTTTGATGCTTTTGGTTTCCTTGAAAATTTTTTAATTTATTGGGAAGAAATAGAAAAATTTATTAAAAAGGAAAGATTTATTGCATGGGGTATTATTCCTTCTACAGATGAAATTGAAAATGTTGATTTTGAAGCGATAAAAGATAAATTTAATTTTATCTTAAAATATTTTGAAAAAAGAGGAGTTGAGAAAAAAATATTACTCTCACATTCAATTTTTACCCCATCATGCGGACTCGGTTATACAAAAGAGAAGAATTCCTATAAAAATATAGATTACTTGAATAACCTTATTGATTTAATTCAATCAATTTTGTAAATTTTTTTATTTTATCTGACCCACATATAAAACAGTTGAACCGGAAAATTTTTAGCATTTTTTACTTCTAGATTATAATTTTTCACCATACATTTTAGTAAAAAAAAGAAGATTAATGTGATAATGAAATTTAATCTTTGAAACTAAACATACACTTGACAAGGAAATAATTTTAAGGTATAATAAGTTAAGTAAAATAAAAAAGGTTAACCAAATGAATGATTTTGAAGGTTTGGAAGATTGGATAAAGAAAAGGTACTATGCGATAAGAGAGAAATTTAAAAAAAGTTCTTTCACATTTAATGATATTTCAAATTTTCTTTTTAATCTTTATCAGGACTCAAAAGAACAGACAAAGCTTATTTTATCTGAATTAAAAAAAGCAGGACTTCTTAAAATAACAAAAAATCCAGAAGACAAAAGGGAATCAATTTATGAAATTGTTGATATTCTTGAAACACCTACTCTTTTTGGGAAAATAGAAGAAAAACTAACGAAGGAACAACTTACAAACATTCTAAAAACAGCAGCAGATATAATTAGGACAAGGGTTGATTACACTTTTATTTTACTTTTACTTTTTTACAAGGCACTCTCTGATAAATGGAAAAATGAATATGAAGTTGTCAAAGAAGAATTGATGAAAAAGGGATTGAAAGAAAACGAAGTAATAAAGGAGGCAGGACAACCATATTATCACACATTTAACTTCAGACAGGACTTATTATGGGATGGGTTAAGAAAAGAACCGATAAAACTTCCTGAAAACCTATCAAAAAATTTAAAAGAATTATCTGAATTAAATCCTGATTATAAGGATATTTTCATTCAGTTTGATTTTCATCAATTTACCTCAAATCCAGAAAATCAGATAATTTTAAATAATCTTTTTGAACTCTTTAGTAGATACTCTTTTGAAAATGTTGAGGAAGATATACTTGGAGATGCTTATGAGTGGATACTTAAATATTTTGCTCCAACAAAGGCAAAGGAAGGAGAGGTTTATACGCCAAGGGAAGTTATTAGATTGATGGTTGAAATTTTAGACCCTGAACCAGAAAAATGGATATATGACCCTGCCTGTGGA
This genomic window contains:
- a CDS encoding class I SAM-dependent DNA methyltransferase, with the translated sequence MNDFEGLEDWIKKRYYAIREKFKKSSFTFNDISNFLFNLYQDSKEQTKLILSELKKAGLLKITKNPEDKRESIYEIVDILETPTLFGKIEEKLTKEQLTNILKTAADIIRTRVDYTFILLLLFYKALSDKWKNEYEVVKEELMKKGLKENEVIKEAGQPYYHTFNFRQDLLWDGLRKEPIKLPENLSKNLKELSELNPDYKDIFIQFDFHQFTSNPENQIILNNLFELFSRYSFENVEEDILGDAYEWILKYFAPTKAKEGEVYTPREVIRLMVEILDPEPEKWIYDPACGSAGMLIVTYQYVKEKYGKEKAEKLFLFGQEYNPKTLAL